A single window of Microplitis demolitor isolate Queensland-Clemson2020A chromosome 7, iyMicDemo2.1a, whole genome shotgun sequence DNA harbors:
- the LOC103569119 gene encoding uncharacterized protein LOC103569119 has protein sequence MERKLRIKNSSSHHQRRSEFIDDECSTDSGCSSGGSTGSAEHLSRRQVNDPRSTFHHRCYINHVHYNNEPSTTRSQERLTRSHINSNQRGRTSKSSRSWSPNNSRQHTEKSPTRSSSPSDAHSTDSDSLKSTPKTDVFRRALQYLTLVKLENNSKEKKLTKKSPKKILRKPVSYTYVKGLSGLPTQRVPRTSTPEHSSGCSC, from the coding sequence atggaaagaaaattaagaattaaaaattcatcttcACACCACCAACGTCGGTCTGAATTCATTGATGATGAGTGTAGCACCGACAGTGGTTGTAGCAGTGGTGGAAGTACAGGAAGTGCCGAACACCTATCACGGCGTCAAGTCAATGACCCAAGATCAACATTTCACCATCGTTGTTATATTAATCATgttcattataataatgaacccTCAACAACAAGATCACAAGAACGTTTAACGAGGTCACATATAAACTCTAATCAACGAGGACGTACTTCTAAATCATCAAGATCATGGAGTCCAAATAATTCGAGACAACATACTGAAAAATCACCAACTCGATCATCCAGTCCATCAGATGCTCATAGTACAGACAGTGATTCACTCAAAAGCACGCCTAAAACAGACGTTTTCCGACGTGCTTTACAGTATCTTACACTAGttaaattggaaaataatagtaaggaaaaaaaacttacaaaaaaaagcccaaagaaaattttgagaaaaccTGTTTCATATACCTACGTCAAAGGATTATCCGGCTTACCAACGCAACGAGTGCCTAGAACTTCAACACCAGAACATTCTTCAGGTTGCTCTTgctga
- the LOC103568982 gene encoding uncharacterized protein LOC103568982 produces MTLKTLLLGGIKAFRFSWIITVSLQLACSSNRNTQTLNSIIMFKLCVFFGILAVAAAAPAPAPAPGPSPLFETYAALPAALPVASSSQQFVRNYNTYAAAPLTYAAPLSYNAYAYHPAPAYYI; encoded by the exons atGACCCTGAAGACTTTGCTTCTTGGGGGTATAAAAGCTTTTAGATTCTCTTGGATCATCACAGTTAGCCTTCAACTTGCTTGCAGTTCGAATCGCAATACACAAACCCTCAACTCTATAATCATGTTCAAGCTG tgTGTCTTCTTCGGAATTTTGGCTGTTGCTGCCGCTGCCCCAGCTCCAGCTCCAGCTCCAGGACCATCACCATTATTTGAAACGTATGCTGCTCTTCCTGCAGCACTTCCTGTGGCATCAAGTAGCCAACAATTCGTTAGAAACTACAATACATACGCTGCTGCTCCACTTACTTATGCTGCACCTCTTTCATACAACGCCTATGCTTATCATCCTGCTCCAGCTTACTATATCTAA
- the LOC103568981 gene encoding cuticle protein 16.5, with translation MFKLICIFALMAAVSAGAVHPAPLVAAAPALPAPIVTARSSQVIARKYNTLAAAPLAYAAAPAIAAPAPIGYAAPAAIAAPAPIGYAAPAAIAAPAPLAYTAPAHPLAYTAPAVIPHHTVAYSAPAYAAAPLLFRK, from the exons atgtTCAAGCTTATC tgCATCTTTGCTCTTATGGCAGCAGTTTCAGCAGGAGCTGTACATCCTGCTCCATTGGTAGCGGCTGCACCTGCACTGCCTGCACCAATAGTTACTGCTCGTAGTAGTCAAGTAATAGCTAGGAAATATAATACACTTGCGGCTGCTCCTTTGGCTTATGCCGCTGCACCGGCTATCGCTGCACCAGCTCCAATTGGGTATGCAGCCCCAGCTGCTATCGCTGCACCAGCTCCAATTGGATATGCAGCCCCAGCGGCTATCGCTGCACCAGCTCCACTTGCGTACACAGCGCCGGCTCATCCACTAGCGTACACGGCACCAGCTGTTATTCCTCATCATACAGTGGCTTATAGTGCGCCTGCATATGCAGCTGCACCACTATTATtcagaaaataa